GCTCGGGTGCGCTGCCCTGCCCGAGCAGGCCCATCCTGCCCAGGACGATGAGCAGATCCGCGGTCATCGAGTAGCGGGGAGGCTGGTCCTGGAACTGTCTGGGCTCGTATGACATGCTCATGCCCCCTCTCCGCGACTGGGCCCAAATCCTTCGGCTCTCGCGGCTCACTGGCCACCAACGCCTGTTCCAAGGCAGAATCCGCCTGCAGGCCGTCTAGATCCGTTCGACGCGGTCCAGCCTGCCTTCGGTGACCAGGTCCAGGTCCTTGCAGCCCCAGGGCTCGGCCGCCCAGCGGGTCGGGGACAGGCCGACGCCGGCCAACCCCAGGTGAAAGACGCTTTGCGTCGCGTTGCCCTGCGCGCAGTCATGAACGACTCCCTTGAGGTACAGCCATGGCCAGCATTTGGCGCCGTTATCCAGCCGACGCCCAACCCGGTCGAGGCACCAGGCCTCGACACCCGTGCTTCCATGCCCTGCCGGCCACAGCCTCACGCTCTTGGTCGTCATTTCCTCGAAAAAGGTGACAGCCTGGCGCCATAAAGCTCGAATCCCGATGGAAACCGCCTCCTGGGCTCCGCCAAAACGTTCGGCGGTACAGTCACCGGGGCAGGCCCCGCCCTCTCGTCTGCATAGGCCCATGGCCCGCCTGACCGATTCGGGCAGGGGCAGCCCGGACAGCAATTGGTCCCACAGGGCTCGCTCCTCCTCTCGGCCAGGAGTCGCCGCAAGACGCCGCCAGACCTGTTCGTGGGCCACACGTGGTTCGAGCCAGGGATGGAGAAAAATGTGCACGCGCGTGCTCCTGCCACCGGTCTCGCAAACTCCCCGGAAGGCCACGGGCGGGTTGAATCTCCTGTGCACGCCCTCGCTTCTGTAGCCGGCCGACAGGTTGCCAAGGCCATGCGCCACGTGCTGCGGAGCCGGGAAAAAATTCCAGGCGCCGTTCATGGCCTCGGAAAGGGGATGCACATTGACGGGCATGACCCAGGAAGGAGTTTCGGCCTGACGCAAACTACCGCCGGCCTGCTGAGCGTTGCGGCCCATGGGCTTAAGCTCCAAGTCAGCCGCGCCGCGCGTGCATGCGTCGGAGGCCAGCCCGGCCAGCCGGTGCTTCCAGACCTCCAAGCCCAGGGGCGAAGCAGGGCGGAACCAGCCTTCGTGCTCCGGAGCAAAGAGCTGGCTGCACAGGTCGCGTTCATAGCCCCTGACCGCGAAGACCCGCTCCAGGACGCAGACCACTTGGCTGATGATCTCTCCGGGGCGGTAGTCGGATCTTGGCGGGGTGTATTGCTGCGGGATGACCACCTGCAGCCCCCGCACCTGCGCGATGTACACGCGGGTGCCATCGTGGGGCCGGCGCTGCACCGCAAGGATCGTGGCAGGTCCTGCCTTGTCGCCGCAGACGAAGCGCATCAGGCCAGCCCCATGAGTTCCTTGAGGCGCCTTCTGCAGCGCGAAATGCGCTGATTGAGCGAATTGACCTTCAGCCCGTAGTGCTCGGCCAGATCCTTCTGCTTCTTGCCGATGCCCAGGAAGCGGTAGAGATCCTGGAACAGCCTGGTGCACTCGGCCTCGCCCGAGGTCTCCATGAGCCGGATGGCCTCGTAGACCGCCTCGGCCACGTCCTGGGCCTCCTTATCGTCCTCGGCCTCGGGCTCCTGCCAGGGCTCGAGGCTATCCAGGGAGACGCTGCGGGGCTCACCCCTGCGGAAGAAGTCGACGCGCTTGCGCAAGTAGATGGCCCAGACCCAGGATGAGAACGCCGCCCCGCGTCGGCCTTCGTAACCCTCGACCCCGCGCAGGGCGGCCTCGGCCACTTCTGCCACGAGATCATCCCTGGCCGCCTCGGAAACGGCGTGCGAGAAGCGCCCCCGCAGGTTGGCGGCGATCTTGCCCAGGGCCACGCCAAACTCGTCGCACAAGTCCCGGAGCCGTATGCGGCACGGGACGCACTCCGGGCTGCGCGCACGGATTTCTATGCACGGATGATCGGCCATGCGTATGCGGCACTCTCTTTAAAACTTCGTTTCACGGGTGTGGATGCTGGTACGTATCTCTATCGGCGGCGGAAAGCAATTATTTAGGGCTGTACATTGTTAAGAGTGTAAG
This sequence is a window from Desulfocurvibacter africanus subsp. africanus DSM 2603. Protein-coding genes within it:
- a CDS encoding type III-E CRISPR-associated RpoE-like sigma factor, encoding MADHPCIEIRARSPECVPCRIRLRDLCDEFGVALGKIAANLRGRFSHAVSEAARDDLVAEVAEAALRGVEGYEGRRGAAFSSWVWAIYLRKRVDFFRRGEPRSVSLDSLEPWQEPEAEDDKEAQDVAEAVYEAIRLMETSGEAECTRLFQDLYRFLGIGKKQKDLAEHYGLKVNSLNQRISRCRRRLKELMGLA
- the csx31 gene encoding type III-E CRISPR-associated protein Csx31, coding for MRFVCGDKAGPATILAVQRRPHDGTRVYIAQVRGLQVVIPQQYTPPRSDYRPGEIISQVVCVLERVFAVRGYERDLCSQLFAPEHEGWFRPASPLGLEVWKHRLAGLASDACTRGAADLELKPMGRNAQQAGGSLRQAETPSWVMPVNVHPLSEAMNGAWNFFPAPQHVAHGLGNLSAGYRSEGVHRRFNPPVAFRGVCETGGRSTRVHIFLHPWLEPRVAHEQVWRRLAATPGREEERALWDQLLSGLPLPESVRRAMGLCRREGGACPGDCTAERFGGAQEAVSIGIRALWRQAVTFFEEMTTKSVRLWPAGHGSTGVEAWCLDRVGRRLDNGAKCWPWLYLKGVVHDCAQGNATQSVFHLGLAGVGLSPTRWAAEPWGCKDLDLVTEGRLDRVERI